The genomic DNA GTCGTCGGCTTTGCGGAGCTTGGTCATCATCGGCAGCTCCTGCGAGCGCCGCATCGACTCCACCAGCGCCTGCAGCAGCGCCGTGAGGAAGGGGTGCAGCTCCTCGTCGCGGAAGGAGTCGAACCGGTGACCGAACCCCGACAGGGCGATGGTGTCCAGTGTCAGCCGGGTGTAGTCGTCGGTCACCTTGACCAGCTGCCCCTGTCGGCGCTCCCACTTGCCCGCCAGGTTCTGGGCGATCTCCAGCATCTGCCCGAAGTAGCTCTTCATCGCCCGCTGGCTGAAGGCCGGCATGAGGATCCGGTGCGCCATGCCCCAGGCCTCCTCGTCGTCGTGGGCGGTGAACAGGCCCGCGCCGGCGTAGTCCCGGACATGGCTCAGCGGCGGGAGGATCGGCTTGCCGAACCGGGTCTCGTCGCAGACCTCCGTCACCAGGCCAGGGTCGTAGACGAAGACGTTCTCCTGGCCGGCGATGTCCAAGCTGAAGATGCCCTCGGGGAACTGCCCGGCCAGCTCACCGAAGTATGCGACCGGGTTGATGTCGGGGATCTGGGGTGTGTGGCCGAGGATCGGGATCCCGCGCGGGGACCGAATGGGACGAAGGCCGGTGACGGACTGCGTGGTGGTCATGAATTTCTCCTTCGCACGTTGCGGCAGGTGGTTGCTCCGGTGCGGACCCGCGCTCTCAGCTCGCTGTATCTGATGATTTCGTCACTTATGGACAGTATCGTCATTCATGCAATGACTTGCCAAAGCAGTAGTGAGGATTCCGTCACTCTTGACGGATCCCACTACAGCGGAACGCGCACCACAGCCGACAGGCGCGCACCCGCGCCGCGCTCATCCAGCGCGGCCCAGACCTTCATCGCCCACGGCAACAGGCCCAGCAGGGCAGGCGGGAGCCGGGTCGGGCGGCGGGTTCGACCGCGACGTTGTAGCCGAGGGCCTCAAGCTGAGCGCTCTCCCCGGACCCCGGGCCAGGTAGCGGTTGCCGTGCCTGGCGCGCCGCCCTCGACCAGCGCATCTCCATCCCCGAACGGTCAACGAGGTGACAGCGGAGTGATGAGTGCCTGTGTCAGTGGTAGGCCCTCTGGCGAGTGTCAACGACACTCGAATTCTGGATCAGGCACACTTTCCGTGATCGGACCCTGGTCAGTCGGTCAGCAGGATGCGTTTGCGCAGGAGATCGGGGTTGGCGCGGCCGTACATCTGGCGTTTCAGCAGCTTAAAAGTTACGTGGAATCTGGCCGTGGAGGTGATCATGTCTCCTCGGTCCTGACCACGGAACTGGGGAGATGGTTTGAGCGGCACGGTGGTGCTGGAGGAGAAGTGGCCGGTGCTGGGCCGGCATGCGCGGGCGGCCGAGTGGCTGCGGATCTGGGTGGACCTGGGAAGGGCGCCGCGGACGATCGATGCCTACGCGCGCGGATTGGCCGAGTACCTGCAGGTGTGCGAGCGCGAGGGCGTCGACCCGGTGACGGCCAGCCGGGCGCACATCGGCGTGTTCGTGCGGGCGTTGACCGAGCGTCGCAGCCGTCGGGGCGCGAACGTCGTCGCGCTCGATTCGGGCTCCGGCTTGTCGAACGCCACCATCCAGCAGCGGATCGTGCCGGTCAGGCTGTTCTACGACCACCTCATGGAGGAGGGCCTGCGGGATTCCAACCCGGTCGGCCGGGGACGGTACACGCCGGGCCGGCGCTGGGGCGGGTCTCTGGGCGGGCATCAGCGTGGTCTGGTGCCCCGGTTGACGAAGCTGCCGTGGATCCCCACCGAGCAGCAGTGGAGGAACGTCCTGGCGGTCGCGGCCGAGGAACCCATCCGCAACCGAGTCATGCTCACCCTGGCCTACGACGCCGCGTTGCGGCGCGAAGAGCTGTGCTTGCTGCGCACCGACGACCTCGACCCTGCGCACCGCACCCTGCGGATCAGGGCGGAGACCACGAAGAACCGGCTGGAGCGTGTGGTGCCGTACTCGGCGGCGACCGGTGTGCTGTTGTCGAGGTATCTGGCGCACCGGATGAGGATCAGCAGGGCGCGCGGGCCGTTGTTCCTGTCGGAATCGCGGCGCAATCACGCTCAGCCGTTGAGTTTGTGGACCTGGTCGAAGGTCGTACGCCGCATCGCGCTGGCCGCCGAGGCTCCGCAGTTCTCCACTCACACGACCCGGCATCTGTGCCTGACGGACCTGGCCCGGATGGGCTGGGAGTTGCACGCGATCGCGACGTTCGCCGGGCATCGCCATACCGACTCCACGCTGCAGTACATCCACCTGTCCGGCCGGGACTTGGCCGACAAGCTCAGCCGCGGCATGGAGCACATCCATGCGTGGCGCATCGCGATGCTCACCGGCCTCGACACCCCTGCGGCGATCGCGACGACGACGGGAACGTCGCGATGACCGCCGCGCTGCCCGGGGCCGCCGAGGCTCCCGCGCCCCGCTGGTGCTCACCCCTTGCTGGTCACCGCTTCGACACGACGGTTGAGGTTCGCGCCGACGAGATACAGGGCATCGCCGAACTCGGTGTTCGTAACCTGCGGCGGCTGCAATATTACGACCGGTCCGCGCCCGGCTGGATCATGATCGGACGGCTGCTGCGTCCGCTGGAGGTCGTCAACGCCGGCCTGGACGGCCCGGTCACGCAGCATCGGCGACGCGCCATGCGGGATGTCGTCGCGCTCCTGCTGCTGCGCTGCGCCGAGGAGGGCCGGACCTTCTGGGGTTGGACCGAGGAAGGATGGGTCCACCTGCTCGGCCGTGACCAGGCCGAGTTTCATCGCCACGCGCCCGCTTGGGCCGGTGACGAGGTCCGCCCCTACCTGGCGGCGCACGCCTATCTGCTGGGCTCGTTCACCGGCTTCGACCGCCTCGGCAGCTTCCAACGCCTCACCCTGGCTCGGCAGATCTTCGGACGCGACCGTCTGAGTAACGAGCTCGCTCAGGCTCGAGCCGTCCTGGACGAGTGGGGTTACCGGCTCGGCCGCGACGACGACACGTTGCTGCCGATGGTGGCCTGCCGGCTGTTCCTGCTCAACCGCAGCCCTCATGTCGACCAGCTGAGCACCGAGTTGTTCGATCGGGTGCGGCGCGACCGTCTGCTGCCAGGCTCGCAGATGAACACCTTGCACGCCCTGCAGCGGGCGGTGAGCGCGCTGGGGTTCTGCGATCCGCCCCGGCAGGGCACCGGCCGTCACTCGGCCCGGGCCATCGGCGGCGCACCAGAGTGGGAGCGGTGGGTCGACCGCTGGCATGCCACCTCGACGTTGACGCCCCGCACCCGCAGCGGCGTCCGCTCCAACCTGCTCAAAGTCGGCCGCTGGCTCCAGGCCGAGCGCCCCGACGCCGCCGACCCGGCCGACTGGACCCGGCAGACCTGCGCGGCCTGGGTCGCCGCGCTCGACCGGATGAAGGTCGGTGACTACGTCCAGCGCACCGTCGGCCTGAAGGACCGTGTCGGCAAGCCGCTGGCAGCCAGCAGCAAGGAGGGGCAGCTCGCCGCGCTGCGCAGGTTCTTCACCGACTGCCAGGAATGGGAGTGGCTGCCCCGCGGTTTCGACCCGCAACGCGTGCTGGCGACCCCGCGCAGCATCACCGCGCTGCTCGGCCCGAACCCCCGTGTGATCGCTGACGAGATCTGGGCCAAGCTGTTGTGGGCGGGCCTGAACCTCCACCAGGGCGACCTGCCGCAGACTAAATCAGGGCACTTCTATCCGATCGAGCTCGTCCGCGCGATCACCGTGACGTGGCTGTTCAGCGGGCTGCGCAGTGACGAGATCGCCCGGCTGCGCCTCGGGTGCATCCGCTGGCAGCACCAGGACGCCCCGATTCCTGGCGACTCCGACCAGGTTCTGGCCCGCGACGCGGTCTGCCTCCTGGACGTTCCTCCGCACAAGACCGGAACCGCATTCACCAAGCCCGTCGATCCCATCCTCGGCCAGGCCATCGATGCCTGGCAAACCGTCCGCCCCGACCAGCCAGTCTTCGTCGACCGCCGCACCGGCGAGCAGGTGAACCTGCTGTTCGCCTTCCGTGCCCGCCGCATCTCCTCCTCCTACATCAACAACACCGTCATCCCCATGCTCTGCCGCAAGGCCGGCGTCCCGGCTGCCGACGTCCGCGGGAACATCACCAGCCACCGGGCCCGCTCCACCATCGCCAGCCAGCTCTACAACGCCAAGGAGCCGATGACGCTGTTCGAGCTGCAAGCCTGGCTCGGGCACCGCTCCCCGCAGTCCACCCAGTACTACGCCAAGATCACCCCAACGACGCTGACGCGGGCCTACACCGACGCCGGATACTTCGAACGCAACGTCCGCACCATCGAGGTGCTGGTCGACCGGGACGCCGTCGAGAGCGGGGCCGCGGCCGCCGGTGAGCCGTGGCAGTACTACGACCTGGGCCACGGGTTCTGCAACTACACCTTCTTCGAGCAGTGTCCACACTGGATGGCCTGCGCCAAGTGTGACTTCTACACCCCGAAGGACTCCTCCAAGGCTCTGCTGCTGGAGGCTAAGGACAACCTGCAGCGCATGCTCGCCGCCGTCCCGCTCACCGACGACGAACGCGCCGCGGTCGACGACGGCAAGGCTGCCTTGGACCGGCTGCTCGGCCAGCTCGCCGACATCCCCACCCCCGCCGGACCCACGCCCCGGCAGATCAGCACTCCGGCCCAGGCGACCCTGCTGCCGGTCATCGAGATCAACCGGAGGCCGACCTAGGAGCTGTTTGGGATTCGGATCTTGGTGGGGTCGGTGCTGGGCTGGTCGTGACTGGTAGAACTCGGATGTGGCGCGCTTCGATGTGACCGATGCCGAGTGGGCTTTGATCGAGCCGCATCTGCCGGTAGCGGCTACCGGGCCGCTGCCGCGGCGGGTGCGTGATCAGTTCAATGGGATCTTGTGGCGGTTTCGCACCGGATCCGGCTGGCGTGACGTGCCGGAACGGTACGGGCCGTGGTCCACGGTCTACTCCCGCTTCAACGGCTGGGCCAAGGCCGGGGTGTTCCAAGGGCTGATGGACGCATTGATCGCCGAGGCCGCATCGCGTGGACAGGTCGGGCTGGAGCTGGTCAGCGTGGACTCTACGATCGTGCGGGCGCATCAGGAGTCGGCCGGGCTGGCGGTCGCCGGGGAGACCCTGGATGCGTTGGAGCAGGCGCTGACCGAGGAAAAGGGGGCTCCGCTGCCGGAGCAGCCGCCGGTGCTGCGGGTGATGCGCCCGAGGCCACACCCGAGGCCGGCGCGTCGCCGCCGCACGAGCGCGCCGCCGTTCGGCGACGCCGCAAGGCGCGGGCGAAGGCTGCCGCGCTCGGCCGATCCCGGGGCGGGCTGAGCAGCAAGATCCATGCCGCGGTCGATGCCGCCGGGCTGCCGCTGGTCTTCGTGCTCACGCCCGGCCAAGCCGGCGACTGCCCGCGATTCACCACTGTCCTGGACAAGATCCGCGTGGCCGGACCGGTGGGCCGGCCACGGACCCGCCCGACGGCGGTGGCCGCGGACAAGGCCTATTCCTCCAAGGCTAACCGTGCCTATCTGCGCCGCCGCAGGATCGGCGCGGTCATCCCGGAGAAGAGCGACCAGCAGGCCAACCGGAAGAAGAAGGGCTCAGCCGGTGGGCGGCCTGCCGCCTTCAATCCCGAGCGCTACCGGCAGCGCAACACCATCGAACGCTGCTTCCAGAAGATCAAGGCCTGGCGTGGCCTGGCGACCCGCTACGACAAGGCCCCGGAAAGCTACGAGGCCGGGCTCTACCTCCGGGGCTTGATCCTGTGGTTAAGACTCCTCACCTCAACCACATGATCCGAACTCTAAACAGCTCCTAGTCAGGCGGCGCGCCACAGCCCAGTGGGTGCCGCACGAATTCTGGATGAGCGTCGCCGAGATCGATGCTGTTCTCATCAAGAGCGTTGGCGATGTGGAAACGGCCTGCATCGAAGACGAACTCCACTGCGATGGTGCCGTCCGCCAGGTCATAGCTCGAAGGACGCCACTCGAGGAGAGCAACTTCGCGCAGTTCCTGGCCGACGAACGGTTCAAGCCGTTCGTCGGCGCTGGACCACGCCGGAGTCAGCTCGAACCACTCCCAGTCACTGATCGCAGTCGTCGTGTCGATGCTGTTCCAGCTGATCGACAGCTCATCGAGCTTCCAGTGGCAGATCTCTATCTGGACACCGTCGAAGTCCAAGACGACGGGACAGTCAGCGAACCAGTCCTCGTCCTCGACAAAACGCACGATCGCGAACCCCGTCAGACGCCGGCCACCAAGCGCGGCCAGGTTCGGTCCGTGTTCCTCGCGGACGGCTTCAAGCCCGACGAGAAAGGTCGGCTCGAAGCCGGAGATCCCCATCACGATTGCCGATTGTCCAGGTTCTTCACGGGACCGGCCAGCCGATAGCTACCGCCAAGCCGCATGGCCCCGCTTGACAGATCAGATTCCACATAATGGTGCGGTTGACGTGGCCTTCGACGGGCCCGGAGCTGTAGGGCAGGGTGAGCCCGGCGGTGACGGCGTCTTGGTCCCTACGTAGTCCGGTGACGAAGGAGTGCAGCTCGGGCAGGTCGTCGCCCAGGACCGTGTTCATCCAGGTCTCCAAGTTCCGGCCGTGGCGGTGCATCATCATCTCGGCGAACTCGCGCACGCGCAGCCGAAGCGCCGCCAGCTGAGGGCAGGCGGTAGTGAGCGTCTGAAGCTGGCGGTGTTCGTCGAGATCGAGATTGGCAGGGTTGCGCAGGAACCAGCCGGTGGTTTGCCGGACCGTGACCGGCCGCAATGGCATCGCTGCGGGAGGCGTTGCCGCTCGCCAGGGGCGGACGTACTGGCGGACGGTGGTGCCGCTGCCGCGATAGCCCCGAGCCTGCAGTTCCCGGTAGAGGAGTTCGGCGTTGGTGCATCCCTCGGCCCAGCGCGTGCGCAGGTAGGAGTCGTAGGCTTCCAGGTTTTTGGGCCGCCGGCCCGTTCCGTCGTGAACGAGCAGGTCTTCGGGATGGGCGGCGCGGGCGAAGCGCCGCACGGTGTTGCGGCCCAGGGACAGCAGGCGGCCGATCTCCCGCAGCCCTTGGCCTTGCTCCAGCAGGGCGTGGACGGCGGCATGCCGCTCGCGAGTTCGCATGGCGATGCGGTCCTGACGGCCGGCGGGTAAGCAGGGCGAGGCGGCCGACGCCGCGAGTGGCGAGGTGCCAGCGCGCGTGCTGGGCGTGGCGATCAGGGCTTGGAGGTGGTGGCGGTGGCGGGTGACGGTGCGTTCGACGGCCTCGCCGAGGTTCCGCCAGATGTGCCACCTGTCGGCGACCTGGGTCGCGTGTGGTGCGCCTCGGGCGATGCCGTCGGCATAGGCGCCGGCTCGGTCGCGGCAGACGATCTCGACTCCGGGATGCACGCGCAGCCAGGCCGCCAGGGTATCGGCTGTCCGGTCGGCCAGCACGTCCACCACGGTGCTGGTGGAGATATCGATCAGGATGGTTCCGTAGGAGTGGCCCCGCCTCAGGGCGAAGTCGTCTACGCCGAGCACCCGGGGACCGACTTGGAGTGCCGGGTCGGGCAAGGCACGAATCAGCCTGATCAGCGTCATCCGGCTCACCGAGGCCGCCAGTTGACCCGCCAGCCGAGCCCCGGCCCGACCGCCCAGCGCCAGCGCGATGGCCTGCAACGCCCTTGCCGCCCGAACGCTGCGGCGGCCGTATCGGACGGTCAGTCCCGGGATCTGCTCGGCGAACGTCGCCTTCGCACACGTGGAATTGCGGCAGAAGAACCGGTGAACCCGCAGGTGGATGAGCACCTCCTGGCCCGCGACCGCAGTATCGGACAGCCGTCGTTCATAGCGGCTGTGTACTCGCTGCGACAGCGTGTCACAGGCCGGGCAGGCAGCCTCCACGGTGTCAGTCCTGGCCCGGATCCGCACCGTGGCGCCCGACCGGAACACCTCGTCGACGCGCACGCCGGCCAAGTGCGGGAACAAGACGGCGACCAGTTCCTTGATCAACACACTGCAGATGCTCGTGATCAGAGGCCCGGCTACCGGCCGGAACACCCGGACCGTGATCTACTCAACGGGTCCGATCACGGAAAGTGTGCCTGATCCAGTTTTCACGTGTCGTCGACAGCGAGGGCGAGGAGCGGCGGACCTGACCATTGGTGATCACCCCGGGCTGGATATTCGCTGGGCGCGACTGATGCGTGTTCGTAGGATCCACTGCGTGATGGACGGGGATGAGCGGGCAGTACAAGCGGCTATAGATGGCGAATTGCGGCTTCTGGATCCGGAGGTGCGTGCTTCTCCAGCCCTTGTTCGGGAGCTTCTGGATCCGGAGTTCACCGAGATCGGAGCCTCTGGACGCTGGTGGGACGTGGAGTCGATTCTCACGATGATGAGTGCGGAAACCGTGGCTTCGGAGTCGCCGGTCAAGGTCAGCGAGATGTCCGGGGTCGTGCTGGCGCCGGGGATTGTTCACCTGACCTACTTCGCCGACCGTCAGGGGCGCCGGGCATGGCGGAGCTCCTTGTGGCGACTGACGGAGACGGGCTGGCGTGTGTACTTCCATCAGGGCACGTTGACTGATTGACGACCATCGGCACGATCAACATCTGAGCGTTCTCATGCCCGCCACATGCACATCTTCAATGGCAGCAACAGTGAGCTGCCCGAAGCCGCGCATTCGGCCCAGCGGGGCGGCGTATCCGGCGGGGGTGGCGGGGAGCTCCTCGGTTCCCGTGAAGTCACAACGCCGCGTCCAGTGAGCGCGGGAAGCGCTCTTCTCCATCATCACTGTCAGTCGTGGATCCCGTCGATGTCGACCAGGACGTGGCGCGGTCCGCGGAAGATCTGGTTGTGGCGGTACGGCGGCGGGTCGACGACGAGCCGTGGATTCTCCACGCGGCGGACGAACTCCCCGACGGCGACCTGGACCTCGAGCCGGGCGAGTGGAGCGCCGAAGCAGAAGTGGATGCCCTGGCTGAAGCCAAGGTGCTGGTTGTCGGGGCGTTCGAGATCGAGTTGGTCAGGGTTGGCGAACCGCTCCGGGTCGCGGTTCGCCGAGCCGTACGCCAGGAAGATCGGCGCGCCCTTCGGGATGGTGGTGCCCGCGATCTCGATGTCCTCGGTGGCGGAGCGGGTGTGCCAGAACTGGACCGACGACTCGAAGCGCAGCAACTCCTCAACCCCGGGCACGATCAGGTCGGGCCGGCGGCGTAGCTTCTCGAGCGCCTCGGGGTGCCTCAGCAGGGTGAGCACGCTGTGGGCGATCAGATTGACCGTGGTCTCATGCCCGGCGAAGAGCAGGAGCACGGCATTGCTGGTGAGCACGCCCTCGGACATGCGCCCTTCCGGGCCGTCGTCGTGCACCATCGCCGAGAGCATGCCCGGGCCGGGCTGGTCGGCGTACTGGCCGATCAGCCCGGCCATGAATCGCTCGAGCTCCTGCACGCTCCCGCGCCCGCCCTCCCGCCGGCGCCGGGTCTCCTCGGAGGCCGCCTCCGGGCCGAAATCCAAAGCGTCCAGGGCCGCCTCGATCCAGGAGTGGAAGCGCTGTTCGTCTTCCAGCGGTACGCCGAGGATCTTGCAGATCAGGGTCACCGGCAGGGGATAGGCGAACTCGTCCACGACGTCGATCCGGGTCTTGCCCCGCATCCTGTCCAGGAGGTCGGTGACGATGTGGCGGATATCGGGTTCCAGGTCAGAGATCAGGCGAGGGGAGTGGGGCGGGCCGAAGAAGTGTCGCGTCATCATGTGGCGATCCCGATCGTGTTCGGGCGGGTCGCAGGTGATGATGTTCGGCTCCAGATTGATGACGGCATCCGAGATCGGCTCGGCCCCCGGTTCCGCCGCGCCCGCGGCTGGGGCATGGGCGGGGGCGGGCGCGGAGATCTTCCTGACATCCGAGCTGACCCGGGGGTCGTGGAGCAGCGCGACGATCTCTCGGTAGGTGCTGACGACATAGGTGCCGTCCGGCTGCCGCGCCACCGGGGTCTTGCGGAGCTCGGCGTAGAAGGGGTACGGATTGGCACGGTTGGCGTAGCGGAGCGCCTGCTGCCAGGGTGTTTCCTCGCCCATGCTGTTCCTCTCCTTCCTGCGGTGCCGGCCGGGTTGCCCGCCGATCCGGCAAGGCGCGTCAGCGACCTCGGGGTCGGAACTCGGCGCTCCGCCCGCTCGGGTCGTGGCCGGTCAGGACAACGTCGGGTATCGCCGTCGGGACACCCGGTGCCGGGAACTCCGCCGGGACCGGCTTCATGACGTCCGGCCGATCCCAGCCCGGCGGCGGGGGCGGGAACGGAGCTGATTGCTCGATCAGCCGCGCGTAGTACTCCAGCCACTTGCCGTGATCGAAGCTGACGGCGGCGACGATGCGGCCCCGGCGACCGTAGGCTGCGACGAAGCGGCGCTCCTTCACGGAGCCCTGTGTGAAGACGATCTCGTCGCCGAACGGTGGTACGCCGACGGACTTGATGTTGACGCCGAACTGACCGGACCAGAAGCCGGGCAGCAACAGATGCGGGCGGTAGTCGGGCTCGAGGCTCACCATGTTGTGGGCCGCCACCTCGGCACCGAAGACGGCATTGTCCCAGTGCTCCATCGCGAGAAACTGGTACTCGTACAGCACGTGGGGCGCGCGCGCCACGTCCCCCGCAACGTAGACGGTGTCGGTCACCACGCCGTTGATGTCGAAGGCGCGACCCCCGGCGTCGCAGCCGACACCCCAGAAGCCGGCTGCCAGCCCGGAGCCCTCCAACCATTCCACGTTACGGATCGACCCCAGCGCGGCCAGCACCACGTCGGCCTCGACGGTGGTCCCGTCCGAGAGCCGAGCACGCCGTACATGTCCGCGCGTGTCGCCCTCCAGCGACGACACGCCGACCCCGCAGCGCAGGTCCACGCCGTGGTCGC from Nonomuraea muscovyensis includes the following:
- a CDS encoding tyrosine-type recombinase/integrase produces the protein MVLEEKWPVLGRHARAAEWLRIWVDLGRAPRTIDAYARGLAEYLQVCEREGVDPVTASRAHIGVFVRALTERRSRRGANVVALDSGSGLSNATIQQRIVPVRLFYDHLMEEGLRDSNPVGRGRYTPGRRWGGSLGGHQRGLVPRLTKLPWIPTEQQWRNVLAVAAEEPIRNRVMLTLAYDAALRREELCLLRTDDLDPAHRTLRIRAETTKNRLERVVPYSAATGVLLSRYLAHRMRISRARGPLFLSESRRNHAQPLSLWTWSKVVRRIALAAEAPQFSTHTTRHLCLTDLARMGWELHAIATFAGHRHTDSTLQYIHLSGRDLADKLSRGMEHIHAWRIAMLTGLDTPAAIATTTGTSR
- a CDS encoding tyrosine-type recombinase/integrase, coding for MTAALPGAAEAPAPRWCSPLAGHRFDTTVEVRADEIQGIAELGVRNLRRLQYYDRSAPGWIMIGRLLRPLEVVNAGLDGPVTQHRRRAMRDVVALLLLRCAEEGRTFWGWTEEGWVHLLGRDQAEFHRHAPAWAGDEVRPYLAAHAYLLGSFTGFDRLGSFQRLTLARQIFGRDRLSNELAQARAVLDEWGYRLGRDDDTLLPMVACRLFLLNRSPHVDQLSTELFDRVRRDRLLPGSQMNTLHALQRAVSALGFCDPPRQGTGRHSARAIGGAPEWERWVDRWHATSTLTPRTRSGVRSNLLKVGRWLQAERPDAADPADWTRQTCAAWVAALDRMKVGDYVQRTVGLKDRVGKPLAASSKEGQLAALRRFFTDCQEWEWLPRGFDPQRVLATPRSITALLGPNPRVIADEIWAKLLWAGLNLHQGDLPQTKSGHFYPIELVRAITVTWLFSGLRSDEIARLRLGCIRWQHQDAPIPGDSDQVLARDAVCLLDVPPHKTGTAFTKPVDPILGQAIDAWQTVRPDQPVFVDRRTGEQVNLLFAFRARRISSSYINNTVIPMLCRKAGVPAADVRGNITSHRARSTIASQLYNAKEPMTLFELQAWLGHRSPQSTQYYAKITPTTLTRAYTDAGYFERNVRTIEVLVDRDAVESGAAAAGEPWQYYDLGHGFCNYTFFEQCPHWMACAKCDFYTPKDSSKALLLEAKDNLQRMLAAVPLTDDERAAVDDGKAALDRLLGQLADIPTPAGPTPRQISTPAQATLLPVIEINRRPT
- a CDS encoding ISL3 family transposase codes for the protein MLIKELVAVLFPHLAGVRVDEVFRSGATVRIRARTDTVEAACPACDTLSQRVHSRYERRLSDTAVAGQEVLIHLRVHRFFCRNSTCAKATFAEQIPGLTVRYGRRSVRAARALQAIALALGGRAGARLAGQLAASVSRMTLIRLIRALPDPALQVGPRVLGVDDFALRRGHSYGTILIDISTSTVVDVLADRTADTLAAWLRVHPGVEIVCRDRAGAYADGIARGAPHATQVADRWHIWRNLGEAVERTVTRHRHHLQALIATPSTRAGTSPLAASAASPCLPAGRQDRIAMRTRERHAAVHALLEQGQGLREIGRLLSLGRNTVRRFARAAHPEDLLVHDGTGRRPKNLEAYDSYLRTRWAEGCTNAELLYRELQARGYRGSGTTVRQYVRPWRAATPPAAMPLRPVTVRQTTGWFLRNPANLDLDEHRQLQTLTTACPQLAALRLRVREFAEMMMHRHGRNLETWMNTVLGDDLPELHSFVTGLRRDQDAVTAGLTLPYSSGPVEGHVNRTIMWNLICQAGPCGLAVAIGWPVP
- a CDS encoding nuclear transport factor 2 family protein codes for the protein MDGDERAVQAAIDGELRLLDPEVRASPALVRELLDPEFTEIGASGRWWDVESILTMMSAETVASESPVKVSEMSGVVLAPGIVHLTYFADRQGRRAWRSSLWRLTETGWRVYFHQGTLTD
- a CDS encoding cytochrome P450; translation: MGEETPWQQALRYANRANPYPFYAELRKTPVARQPDGTYVVSTYREIVALLHDPRVSSDVRKISAPAPAHAPAAGAAEPGAEPISDAVINLEPNIITCDPPEHDRDRHMMTRHFFGPPHSPRLISDLEPDIRHIVTDLLDRMRGKTRIDVVDEFAYPLPVTLICKILGVPLEDEQRFHSWIEAALDALDFGPEAASEETRRRREGGRGSVQELERFMAGLIGQYADQPGPGMLSAMVHDDGPEGRMSEGVLTSNAVLLLFAGHETTVNLIAHSVLTLLRHPEALEKLRRRPDLIVPGVEELLRFESSVQFWHTRSATEDIEIAGTTIPKGAPIFLAYGSANRDPERFANPDQLDLERPDNQHLGFSQGIHFCFGAPLARLEVQVAVGEFVRRVENPRLVVDPPPYRHNQIFRGPRHVLVDIDGIHD
- a CDS encoding NAD(P)/FAD-dependent oxidoreductase; the encoded protein is MTMSATLAELVRDFKANGRIVIVGASLAGLRAAEALREEGFSGSLTIIGDEPYEPYDRPPLSKQVLKGWVPADHTLLPRFRELDAQWRLGVAATGLDRATRQVRLADGEQVPYHRLLIATGTRARQWPNPTEAALEGVFSLRSRDDAARLQRALAERPSRVLVIGGGFIGSEVASVCRELDIPVTVAERGSAPLVGALGGVIGEIAAEMQRDHGVDLRCGVGVSSLEGDTRGHVRRARLSDGTTVEADVVLAALGSIRNVEWLEGSGLAAGFWGVGCDAGGRAFDINGVVTDTVYVAGDVARAPHVLYEYQFLAMEHWDNAVFGAEVAAHNMVSLEPDYRPHLLLPGFWSGQFGVNIKSVGVPPFGDEIVFTQGSVKERRFVAAYGRRGRIVAAVSFDHGKWLEYYARLIEQSAPFPPPPPGWDRPDVMKPVPAEFPAPGVPTAIPDVVLTGHDPSGRSAEFRPRGR